The following are encoded together in the Brassica napus cultivar Da-Ae chromosome A9, Da-Ae, whole genome shotgun sequence genome:
- the LOC106368568 gene encoding ER membrane protein complex subunit 7 homolog, translating to MAPIIRSSPSLAFLVLQISLIFFASTLPYSSGSEDSYTITGRVKIPPSNVIGHLSKFSNVKVILNGGQSVTFLRPDGYFSFHKVPAGTHLIEVSAMGYFFSPVRVDVSARHHGKVHATLTETRRSLTELVLEPLREEHYYEIREPFSILSIVKSPMGLMVGFMVVVVFLMPKLMENIDPEEMKQAQEEMRRQGVPSLSSLLPGAGASR from the exons ATGGCGCCAATCATCAGATCTAGCCCCTCTCTCGCTTTCCTCGTTTTGCAGATTAGCTTGATCTTCTTTGCTTCCACTCTCCCATACTCTTCTGG GTCTGAGGATAGTTACACAATCACTGGTAGAGTGAAGATTCCACCAA GCAACGTGATTGGTCACTTATCAAAGTTCTCAAATGTCAAAGTTATACTCAATGGTGGACAGAGTGTTACGTTTCTCAGGCCTGATGGATATTTCTCTTT TCACAAAGTGCCTGCTGGGACTCATTTGATCGAAGTTTCTGCAATGGGCTACTTCTTCTCTCCG GTACGAGTCGATGTTAGTGCACGGCACCATGGCAAAGTTCATGCAACACTAACCGAAACCAGGAGGAGTCTTACTGAGCTGGTTTTAGAGCCATTGAGGGAAGAGCATTACTACGAG ATTCGAGAGCCTTTCTCCATTTTGTCAATTGTGAAGAGTCCGATGGGTCTCATGGTGGGATTCATGGTCGTGGTTGTGTTCCTAATGCCCAAACTGATGGAAAACATAG AtccagaggagatgaagcaagcaCAAGAGGAAATGAGGAGGCAAGGTGTGCCTTCTCTCTCGAGTTTGTTGCCAGGCGCTGGGGCTAGCCGTTAA